In Thermococcus camini, a genomic segment contains:
- a CDS encoding M20 metallopeptidase family protein: MGFDPVSEAKRIEKEIISWRRDFHMHPELKYEEERTSGIVEEHLHEWEYRIKRVGTGIIADIGEGEKTIALRADMDALPVQEENDVPYKSRVPGKMHACGHDAHTAMLLGAAKIISEHIDEFSGRVRLIFQPAEEGGNGAVKMIEGGALEGVDAVFGLHVWHDLPSGVIGIREGPIMAGAGIFKARIIGKGGHGASPHQTVDPIPIAAEAILALQTIASRNVPPIETGVVSVTAVHAGTAFNVIPEEVKMKGTIRFFNHEIGELIQTRMGEILEGVTKAHGASYELSIEELVPPTVNDKGMAAFARNVAEKYGLRHSDVEPTMGAEDFAFYLQKVPGAFLMLGIYNEEKGITYPHHHPRFDVDEEVLHLGTAMEVALAMEFLR, translated from the coding sequence ATGGGCTTTGACCCGGTTTCAGAGGCAAAGAGGATTGAAAAGGAGATAATCTCCTGGCGAAGAGACTTCCACATGCACCCCGAGCTTAAGTACGAGGAGGAGAGAACCTCGGGGATAGTTGAAGAGCACCTCCACGAATGGGAATACAGGATAAAGCGCGTTGGAACCGGAATAATTGCCGACATCGGAGAAGGGGAGAAGACTATAGCCCTCAGGGCGGACATGGACGCCCTGCCCGTTCAGGAGGAGAACGACGTCCCCTACAAGTCCCGTGTTCCGGGCAAGATGCACGCCTGCGGCCACGACGCACACACGGCCATGCTTCTCGGAGCCGCAAAGATAATCTCGGAGCACATCGATGAGTTCAGCGGCAGGGTAAGGCTCATCTTTCAGCCGGCCGAGGAGGGCGGCAACGGAGCGGTGAAGATGATCGAGGGTGGGGCACTTGAAGGAGTGGATGCAGTGTTCGGCCTCCACGTCTGGCATGACCTCCCCAGTGGGGTCATAGGCATAAGGGAAGGCCCCATCATGGCCGGCGCGGGCATATTCAAGGCACGGATAATAGGAAAAGGCGGCCACGGGGCATCGCCGCACCAGACCGTCGATCCAATTCCCATAGCGGCGGAAGCAATACTCGCACTCCAGACCATAGCGAGCAGAAACGTACCTCCAATTGAGACTGGCGTTGTAAGCGTCACTGCTGTACACGCCGGAACGGCCTTCAACGTGATTCCAGAGGAGGTCAAGATGAAGGGTACGATAAGGTTCTTCAATCACGAGATAGGCGAGCTGATTCAGACGCGCATGGGGGAGATACTCGAAGGCGTCACAAAGGCACACGGGGCTTCCTACGAACTGTCGATAGAGGAGCTCGTCCCGCCGACCGTTAACGATAAGGGCATGGCGGCTTTTGCCAGAAACGTTGCCGAAAAGTACGGGCTGAGGCACAGCGATGTCGAGCCGACCATGGGCGCCGAGGACTTTGCCTTCTATCTCCAGAAAGTCCCGGGAGCGTTCCTGATGCTCGGAATCTACAACGAGGAAAAGGGGATAACCTACCCGCACCATCATCCAAGGTTCGACGTTGATGAAGAGGTTCTCCACCTCGGCACGGCGATGGAGGTTGCCCTTGCCATGGAGTTCCTCAGGTGA
- a CDS encoding DUF357 domain-containing protein: protein MGREITEEKLQKYFRITEEALKTLEIAVHEKSLLRGVAEDFLTMARSYFNDARYYYERGDYVTAFAALNYAHGFIDAGVRLGVFRGEDDRLFAFG, encoded by the coding sequence GTGGGGCGGGAGATAACCGAGGAAAAGCTCCAGAAGTACTTTAGAATCACCGAAGAGGCTTTAAAGACCCTTGAAATAGCCGTCCATGAGAAGAGCCTTCTTAGGGGCGTTGCGGAGGATTTTCTGACGATGGCGAGGAGCTATTTCAACGACGCCAGGTACTACTACGAGAGGGGTGACTACGTGACGGCTTTCGCGGCACTTAACTACGCGCATGGCTTTATCGACGCCGGCGTGAGGCTTGGCGTTTTCAGGGGAGAGGATGACAGACTTTTTGCCTTCGGCTGA
- a CDS encoding DUF555 domain-containing protein: MGDYVVVLEAPIIVRDVETSEDAINVAVSKVAKALNKEKLDFVRVEIGYSQCPVCGAHFESAFIIGSVGLVGMYLTIKVYNAQTIEHAERIAKAVIGKALKKVPLKVYEIRELTEEDTGDGLELGE; the protein is encoded by the coding sequence ATGGGAGACTATGTCGTCGTTTTGGAGGCACCCATAATCGTGAGGGACGTCGAGACCAGTGAAGATGCGATAAACGTTGCGGTTTCCAAGGTCGCCAAGGCGCTTAATAAGGAGAAGCTTGATTTCGTGAGGGTTGAAATAGGCTACTCCCAGTGCCCCGTCTGCGGGGCCCACTTTGAGAGCGCCTTCATCATTGGCTCGGTGGGTCTCGTGGGGATGTACCTCACGATCAAGGTGTACAACGCCCAGACCATCGAGCACGCCGAGAGGATAGCCAAGGCCGTCATCGGCAAGGCCCTCAAGAAGGTTCCCCTCAAGGTCTATGAGATACGGGAGCTGACCGAGGAGGATACGGGGGACGGTCTGGAGCTTGGGGAGTGA